The proteins below come from a single Deltaproteobacteria bacterium genomic window:
- a CDS encoding PrsW family intramembrane metalloprotease, with product MPEDSGSPKRAGVLAQFARLGLSTLVPVSFWRRDRPWTIASVQWFLFFTLFPLFLVAWTSLTGSEFGDVAYLYGIYFATMWGLVIWLFVRPEKIGLLDVVRVSLFTSITGAFIVGFLYRLPGLSAVLGATRDPQILVRLPAYVFGVGLLEESVKAVPLLWIFVRNREPGTLREISYLGCVSGFAFGVSEAVSYSLFYAQGVASGSMSLGAFVVVQLTRLITLPLLHAVFSGVAGVFIALGVETRSLRFALILSGLALAALIHGVYNALSGTLLGFAVAVAAVLLFIGYVRGVEEMRIAVRAAARELDG from the coding sequence GTGCCGGAAGACTCGGGAAGCCCGAAGCGAGCGGGGGTGCTGGCGCAGTTCGCGCGCCTGGGGCTCTCGACGCTCGTGCCGGTCTCGTTCTGGCGCCGCGACCGGCCCTGGACGATCGCGAGCGTGCAGTGGTTCCTGTTCTTCACGCTCTTTCCGCTGTTTCTGGTCGCGTGGACCTCGCTCACGGGCTCCGAGTTCGGCGACGTCGCGTACCTGTACGGAATCTACTTCGCGACGATGTGGGGGCTGGTGATCTGGCTCTTCGTCCGGCCGGAGAAGATCGGCCTGCTCGACGTGGTGCGGGTCTCGCTCTTCACGTCGATCACGGGCGCGTTCATCGTGGGATTCCTTTACCGGCTGCCGGGCCTGTCGGCGGTGCTCGGCGCGACGCGCGATCCGCAGATCCTCGTGCGCCTGCCCGCGTACGTGTTCGGGGTGGGGCTGCTCGAGGAGTCGGTGAAGGCGGTTCCGCTGCTCTGGATCTTCGTGCGCAATCGCGAGCCGGGCACGCTGCGTGAGATCAGCTATCTGGGCTGTGTCTCCGGGTTCGCGTTCGGAGTGAGCGAGGCGGTGAGCTACTCGCTCTTCTACGCCCAGGGCGTCGCCAGCGGCAGCATGTCGCTGGGCGCGTTCGTCGTCGTGCAGCTCACCAGGCTGATCACGCTTCCGCTTCTGCACGCGGTCTTCTCCGGCGTCGCGGGCGTGTTCATCGCGCTCGGCGTCGAGACGCGGTCGCTTCGCTTCGCGCTGATCCTGTCCGGGCTCGCGCTCGCGGCGCTGATCCACGGCGTCTACAACGCGCTCTCCGGAACGCTGCTCGGCTTCGCGGTCGCGGTCGCCGCCGTGCTGCTCTTCATCGGCTACGTGCGCGGCGTGGAGGAGATGCGGATCGCCGTGCGCGCGGCCGCGCGAGAGCTCGACGGCTAG